One window of Quercus robur chromosome 5, dhQueRobu3.1, whole genome shotgun sequence genomic DNA carries:
- the LOC126727313 gene encoding RNA-dependent RNA polymerase 2-like isoform X1, whose amino-acid sequence MGKMLTNRDASLKVLEILNGSDSRNILVKMLLQGYEPNQEPYLSMMLQAHYDNLLSDLKSRCRIFVPKGRILVGCLDETGILNYGQVYVRITMSKAELQSGDQSFFRKVDETTCIIVGKVVVTKNPCLHPGDIRVLEAIYVVELEEKGLVDCLIFPQNGQRKSKSFFVDYMINDTLGAISTAHLVHADREPDNALSKKCLELANLHSMAVNFAKTGAPAEMPRVWKPKEFPDFMERVDKPMYTSNNVLGKLYRATVESTVQERPNLVQLEKFSKETYDNDLEVDGFEAFLEIAEKHKDQYIEKMTSLMKYY is encoded by the exons ATGGGAAAAATGTTGACCAATAGAGATGCATCTTTAAAGGTCTTAGAGATATTGAATGGATCAGATTCTAGAAACATTCTGGTAAAAATGCTGCTTCAAGGTTATGAGCCAAATCAGGAACCTTATCTCTCAATGATGCTTCAAGCACATTATGATAACCTCTTGTCTGATTTGAAAAGTAGATGTCGAATATTTGTCCCAAAGGGTCGGATCCTGGTTGGTTGCTTGGACGAAACCGGTATTTTAAATTATGGCCAAGTGTATGTCCGCATTACCATGTCAAAAGCAGAACTGCAATCTGGGGATCAGAGTTTCTTCCGGAAGGTGGATGAGACAACATGTATAATAGTAGGGAAGGTTGTTGTGACCAAAAACCCTTGTCTTCACCCAGGAGACATCAGAGTTCTTGAGGCTATCTATGTAGTGGAATTAGAGGAAAAGGGTCTGGTGGATTGCCTTATCTTCCCTCAGAATGGACAACG GAAATCCAaaagtttttttgttgattACATGATCAATGATACTTTGGGTGCCATCTCAACTGCACATTTGGTTCATGCTGACCGTGAGCCAGATAATGCCCTAAGTAAAAAATGTCTAGAGTTGGCAAACCTTCACTCAATGGCCGTCAACTTTGCAAAGACTGGTGCACCAGCTGAAATGCCCAGGGTTTGGAAACCAAAGGAGTTTCCAGATTTCATGGAGAGGGTAGACAAACCCATGTATACCTCCAACAATGTATTGGGCAAGCTCTACCGTGCCACTGTTGAATCAACCGTGCAAGAAAGGCCAAACTTGGTCCAGTTGGAGAAGTTTTCTAAAGAAACTTACGATAATGATCTTGAAGTGGATGGTTTTGAGGCCTTCCTTGAAATTGCAGAAAAACACAAAGACCAATATATAGAGAAAATGACTAGCTTAATGAAATATTATTAA
- the LOC126727313 gene encoding RNA-dependent RNA polymerase 2-like isoform X2, which translates to MGKMLTNRDASLKVLEILNGSDSRNILVKMLLQGYEPNQEPYLSMMLQAHYDNLLSDLKSRCRIFVPKGRILVGCLDETGILNYGQVYVRITMSKAELQSGDQSFFRKVDETTCIIVGKVVVTKNPCLHPGDIRVLEAIYVVELEEKGLVDCLIFPQNGQRPHPNECSGGDLDGDLYFISWDKDLIPHQTEAPMDYTGRRPRIMDHDVTLEEIQKFFC; encoded by the exons ATGGGAAAAATGTTGACCAATAGAGATGCATCTTTAAAGGTCTTAGAGATATTGAATGGATCAGATTCTAGAAACATTCTGGTAAAAATGCTGCTTCAAGGTTATGAGCCAAATCAGGAACCTTATCTCTCAATGATGCTTCAAGCACATTATGATAACCTCTTGTCTGATTTGAAAAGTAGATGTCGAATATTTGTCCCAAAGGGTCGGATCCTGGTTGGTTGCTTGGACGAAACCGGTATTTTAAATTATGGCCAAGTGTATGTCCGCATTACCATGTCAAAAGCAGAACTGCAATCTGGGGATCAGAGTTTCTTCCGGAAGGTGGATGAGACAACATGTATAATAGTAGGGAAGGTTGTTGTGACCAAAAACCCTTGTCTTCACCCAGGAGACATCAGAGTTCTTGAGGCTATCTATGTAGTGGAATTAGAGGAAAAGGGTCTGGTGGATTGCCTTATCTTCCCTCAGAATGGACAACG ACCACATCCAAATGAATGCTCTGGTGGTGATCTTGATGGAGACCTGTACTTCATTAGCTGGGATAAAGATCTCATCCCCCATCAAACTGAGGCCCCAATGGACTACACAGGGAGACGACCTCGTATAATGGATCATGATGTGACATTAGAG GAAATCCAaaagtttttttgttga